One Nostoc punctiforme PCC 73102 DNA window includes the following coding sequences:
- the psb34 gene encoding photosystem II assembly protein Psb34, protein MYTTVNEDGILNNYAAEPKVYYAEYPAIWEQRKYVLQGLFATLIVTTLVLISFSVS, encoded by the coding sequence ATGTACACCACTGTAAATGAAGACGGCATTCTCAATAACTACGCAGCTGAACCCAAGGTTTACTACGCCGAGTACCCAGCAATTTGGGAACAACGTAAATACGTTTTACAAGGTCTTTTTGCTACTTTAATTGTTACAACTTTAGTTTTAATTAGTTTTAGCGTTAGCTAA